AAATGAACTATATGAAGTCATAAAATGATAAAGCTCCCTTGGCATTTCTTAGTCAAGGGAGCTTATTTTTTATAGATGCCATTCTACTTCACACTACACATTTGAAATGAAGCTTACTTCATCGTCAAATGAAGCCTATTTCAATGACCAATGAAGCCTGCTTCGATAGCAAACTAAGTTTTTTTGCTATATACACGTTCTTTATATTACTTTTAACCTACTTTACCATATTCACGGAACAAAAAAAGAGTGCACTGTAACAAACAATGCACTCTTTTTTTATTATCTCAATTCCTAATTCAGGAAATATTATCTGATAAACAGCAGCTCACGATACTTTGGCAAGGTCCAAAGCTCATCAGCTACGAGAAGCTCGAGCTTGTCTATCTGATAACGGATCTCCTCCATCTTTGGAGCTACCGTGTCGTGATATGCTACTGCCTTCTCGCGCTCGCTCTCTATCTTGTTGGCTACCTTGCGGGCATCTACCAATGCCTCTACACCACGCTCTATTGCCTCGGTGCGCTCGGCTATCTCACGGATAATCTTCACATTGCGGGCAGTCAACTTCTTGCCTTCCTCGCCACCGAAGATGTGAATCATGCCCTCTACATTCTTTGCCAGACGGCTCTGATAGTGGGTTGCCACTGGGATGATGTGGTTCATGCTCAGGTCGCCCATCACACGAGCCTCAATCTGAATCTTCTTGGTATAGGTTTCCCACTTCACCTCGTTGCGCGCCTTCAACTCGCTCTCGCTCATCACGTTGGTCTTGGCAAACATCTCGATGCTTTCCTTATCCAGATAGCGGTCGAAGACCACTGGGCAGGAAGCCTCGCAGTCGAGTCCACGCTTCTGAGCCTCTTCCTTCCACTCATCAGAATAGCCGTTGCCATCGAAGCGGATAGGCTTGCAAGTCTTGATATCCTCGCGTACAATATCTATAATAGCAGAAGTCTGATCCTCACCCTTGGCAATAAGTGCATCCACACGGGTCTTGAATTCTTCGAGAGCCTCAGCCACAGCTGCATTCAGCACGATAAGAGATGATGCACAGTTGGCCTCACTACCCACAGCACGGAACTCAAAGCGATTGCCGGTAAAAGCAAAAGGTGAAGTACGGTTGCGGTCGGTGTTATCAATCATCAGCTCTGGAATCTCAGGAATATCCAGTTCCATTCCCTTCTTGCCTGCCAATGCAAAGAGTTCCTCCTTATCTGCCTTTTCTATATGGTCTAAGAGATCAGTGAGCTGCTTGCCCAAGAAAGAGGAGATGATGGCAGGTGGAGCTTCGTTGGCACCCAGTCGATGGGCATTGGTTGCACTCATAATAGAAGCCTTCAGCAGACCGTTGTGCTTATACACACCCATCAGGGTTTCCACGATGAACACTACAAATCGGAGGTTATCCTCAGGAGTTTTGCCTGCCGCATGAAGCAGAACACCAGTATCAGTGCAGAGGCTCCAGTTGTTGTGCTTACCCGAACCATTGACGCCAGCGAATGGCTTCTCGTGCAAGAGAACACGGAAACTGTGCTTATGTGCCACACGCTTCATCAAACTCATCAGGAGCATATTGTGATCTACAGCAAGATTGCACTCCTCATAGATAGGCGCCAACTCAAACTGGTTAGGAGCCACCTCATTATGGCGGGTCTTACAAGGAATACCGAGTTCGAGTGCCTGGATTTCCAGATCCTTCATGAAAGCCTGCACACGCTCAGGGATGGTTCCGAAATAATGGTCATCCATCTGCTGATTCTTGGCAGAATCGTGTCCCATCAGCGTACGTCCGGTGAGCATCAGGTCAGGGCGGGCAGAATAGAGACTTTCATCCACGAGGAAATATTCCTGTTCCCATCCCAAGTTGGTCTGCACCTTCTTCACCTGAGGATAGAAGTAATGACACACTTCGGTAGCTGCCTCACTCAGTGTATGGAGCGAACGGAGCAGTGGAGCCTTATAATCGAGGGCCTCACCTGTATAAGAAATAAAAATGGTAGGGATACAGAGCGTATCATCGATGATAAAGACTGGCGAAGTTGGGTCCCAGGCAGAATAACCTCTGGCCTCGAAAGTGTTGCGAATTCCGCCATTAGGGAACGAACTGGCATCAGGCTCCTGCTGCACAAGCAACTTGCCTGAGAATTCCTCAATCATACCACCCTTGCCGTCGTGCTCCACAAAAGCATCATGCTTCTCTGCAGTACCCTCGGTAAGAGGCTGAAACCAGTGCGTATAATGAGTTACCCCGTTTTCTTCTGCCCAAAGCTTCATGCCCGCAGCCACAGCATCAGCGATGGAACGATCCAGACGATTACCATTATCAATCACATCGATGAGTTTCTCGTAAACATCAGATGGGAGATACTTGTACATCTTCTGGCGGTTGAATACATACTTGGCGAAGTATTCCGAAGGGCGAACCTTGGGAGCTTCCACCTCTACAGGTCTTTTCTTAAAGGCCTCGGCTACAACCTCAAATCTCAAATTAGCCATTCTTTTATCGTATTTATAAGTTTGCGGGTGCAAAGTTAGTAATTTTTTGGCAAAACACTAACATTTTGCTCACATTTTATGCAAATTTCAAACTTATATCAAATAAAATCACATCTTTATATATATTAGACAACCTTATCTGAATAAAATGAGACGATGAAACTATATATAATAAGGTAATGATACACTATATATTATAAGGTGACAAATTTGAATAGGAAAATAAGCATTTTAGAGTTACATATTTTTCCCCATTTTCTTCTTTTTTTCTCCTAAAAAAGAATTAAAAAACGCCTTTTTACTCAATATTGCGGTATAAGGTAGAATAATGGGGAAAAATATGTAATGGAATTCCCTCTTTTTTTATTAACTTTGCACCGACAATAAAAGAATGATGAACAACAGACTAACAAGTTATCAGCTGCAAGACTTTGCAGAAGAAGACGGCAATTCGGTTTTTTCCGACCCGGATTATGTAGTAGCATCTCCCCTGCTGCTATTTCCCGACGAAGAAGAAAGCATCAAGGTCAATTTCCTGATGATGCTCTTCTGTCTGGACGGCAATCTGTGCCTGAATTTCGACGACCGCAAGATAGAACTCTTTGCCGGCGACCTGCTGCTTGTTCCTCCCAACGTCATCGTTCACAGCATCCGCAAGAGCGAGAGGTGCCTCATCACGATGGTAGGCTATTCCCTCTCGGCAGTACGCCGCCTGCTGACGAGCAACCGAGATGCATGGATTATGTTCAATGCTCTCAACCAGAAACCGTTGATATCTTACAACCAGAAGATTATCCACAATTTCATCAGTACGTTCGTCAACATTCTGCGTTTCCGCAGCAATCGGCACGACCACTACTGCAACGAACTGAAGGAAAGTCTGATGGCGAGTATCTTCTTCTATGTAATCAACGACATTCATGTGCCTGCCTACGACAACGTGATTACCACGCAGCACAGGCACAGTGCCGACAGGATTTTTCTGGAGTTCTCCAATGCCCTGGCAGTTGACAACGGTTGCCATCGCACCGTGGCCTATTATGCTGACAAGCAATGCGTGAGTCCGAAATATCTCTCAAAGATTGTCAAGCAGTACACAGGAAAGCCTGCCATCGGCATCATCCTGGAACATGCAGTAGATAAGATCAGGGCTGAGTTGAAATACACCGATATTCCCATCAAGGAAGTAGCCGAAAGGTTCGGGTTCGACGACTATGCCTCGTTCTGCAAATTCGTGAAGACCCACATCGGATGCAGTCCGCAGAACTGCCGGAACAGCTGACAGAATCGTACAGGAACAACTGAAAGGGAACTATCAGAAAGGCTGAAAAGGTCTGACAGAAAGACTATCGGTTTCATTGCTGCGACAAAATTAGAATTGATTCAACAAAAATAAATCAGTTAAATAAATACATTATTTATAGTTAAAAACAAATCATTAATACTAACGACTATGCGCGTAATTATTGAAAAAAATTATGATGAGCTGTCACGTTGGGCAGCCAATCACGTAGTAGAGACAATCAACAAGTTCGCTCCAACAGCAGAGCGTCCATTCGTACTTGGTTTGCCAACCGGTTCATCCCCAATGGGTATGTATGCAGCGCTCGTAGAGGCTGTCAAGGAAGGCAAGGTATCATTCAAGCACGTCATTACTTTCAACATGGATGAATACGTGGGTTTGCCAGAGTCTCATCCAGAGAGCTACCACTCATTCATGGCAAAGAATCTGTTCGATCACATTGATTGCCCTAAGGAGAACATCAACATTCTCAATGGTAATGCAGAAGACCTCGAAGCTGAGTGCGAGCGCTACGAGCAGAAGATCAAGGCTGCAGGCGGTATCGACCTCTTCATCGGCGGCATTGGTCCTGACGGCCACATCGCCTTCAATGAGCCTTACTCTTCCCTCACCTCACGCACTCGTGTGAAGACTCTCACCACCGACACCCGCATCGCCAACTCACGCTTCTTCGGCAACGATCCTGAGGCTGTTCCTGCTTTGGCTCTTACCGTAGGTGTAGGCACCGTGATGGACGCAAGAGAGGTGATGATTCTCTGCAATGGCCACAACAAGGCACAGGCTCTCCACGCTGCCATCGAAGGTCCTGTTACACAGGCTTGGACCATCAGCGCACTCCAGCTCCACAAGCACGGCATCATCATCTGTGATGAAATGGCTACAGACGAGTTGAAAGTGGGAACCTACCGCTACTTCAAGGATATCGAGAAGAACAATATCTAAAAGACCCCTCGACCGAGAAAATTCCAACAGACCGAGAGAAAATTCCAACATTATCAATATATTACATTACATAAATATATTACGTTATGAGATTAAATCTTAGTTCACAAATCGTACTCAACAAGGTACCTGTGGAATTCTACAAGCCTAAGACGACCGTGGAATACTCCGAAATATCCCGCATGGAGAAAATTCATACCGATATCTTCGCATCTGTAAGCGAAGGCTGTAGTCATATTGCCGACTGCATTGAGAAGGGCATTAAGGCTGCCCAGCACGAAGGCAAGTACTACGTGATGGCATTGGGCACAGGCCTCTCTATCAATCCCGTATATGATGAATTGGTAAGCCGCTACGAGAAGAAGAAGCTGAGTTTCCGCAATGTTGTAGTATTCAATGCCTATGAGTATTACCCACTCCGCAAGGACAGTTCTATCCGCAGCATCAACCAGCTCAAGGAGCATTTCCTCGACCACGTGGATATTGCAGAACAGAATATCTTCACCCTCGATGGCAGCATCGCACAGGAGGCTGTACAGGACACCTGCCGCCTCTATGAGCAGCGCATCAAGACCTTCGGTGGTCTCGACGTTGCCATCCTCGGCATCGGCCGCATGGGTAATATCGCAGCCAACGAACCGGGGTCAAGCATCCAGTCGCTCACCCGTATCATCCTCATCGGCAACATGTCACGCGAGGAGATGGAAAACAGCTTCAAGACCAAGGAGCAGGTTCCTCCATGTTCACTCACAATGGGTGTTGGCACTCTCCTGACAGCCAAGACCGTATTCCTGACAGCATGGGGCGACGAAAAGTCTGAGATTATGCAGAAGGTGATAGAGGGCAACATCACAGATACCCTGCCTGCTACTTTCCTGCAGACTCACCCAGACGCACAGGTGGTATTGGATTTGAGTGCAGCTGCCCATCTTACCCGTATTGAGCACCCTTGGTTGGTTTCATCATGCGAATGGACAGACAAGCTGGTACGTTCTGCACTGGTTTGGCTCTGCCAGAAGATCGACAAACCAATCCTGAAGCTTACCAACAAGGACTACAACGAGAATGGTCTGAGCGAGCTGTTGGCTCTCTATGGTTCTGCATACAATGCTAATATCAAGATTTTCAACGACTTGCAGCATACGATCACCGGTTGGCCTGGTGGTAAACCAGACGCTGACGATACCTATCGTCCAGAGCGTGCCAAACCATATCCAAAGCGTGTCGTAGTGTTTTCTCCACACCCAGACGATGACGTTATCTCTATGGGCGGAACCATCCGCCGTCTGGTTCAGCAGCACCACGACGTGCATCTGGCTTACGAGACATCCGGCAACATCGCAGTAGGTGATGAGGAAGTAACACGCTTCATGCACTTCATCAATGGTTTCAATCAGCTCTTTGCAGAATCCAAGGACAGCATCATCGCCAACAAGTACAAGGAGATCAAGACATTCTTTGCCAACAAGAAGGAGGGCGACTTCGATACAAGAGACATTCTTACCATCAAGGGTCTTATCCGTCGTGGCGAGGCACGTATTGCTTGTACCTATAATGAGATCCCGCTGGATCATGTCCACTTCCTCGACCTTCCATTCTATGAGAGCGGTAAGATAGAAAAACTCCCTATGACCGAGAAGGACGTAGCAGTAGTAAGACAGTTGCTGCAGGAGGTGAAGCCTCATCAGATCTATGTAGCTGGCGACTTGGCAGACCCTCATGGCACACACCGCAAGTGTACTGACGCCGTACTCGCAGCCATCGACCTCGAGAAGGAGGCTGGCGCAGAGTGGCTGAAGGATTGCCGCATCTGGATGTATCGTGGAGCATGGGCAGAATGGGAGATTGAGAACATCGAGATGTGTGTTCCATTGAGCCCAGAGGAATTGCGTGCTAAGCGTAATTCTATCCTGAAGCACCAGTCTCAGATGGAAAGTGCTCCTTTCCTCGGCAATGACGACCGTCTCTTCTGGCAGCGTGCGGAAGACAGAAACCGCGCTACAGCCCAGTTGTATGATAACTTGGGTCTTGCTTGCTATGAGGCGATGGAAGCATTCGTAGAATATAAACCTTTATAATCTGATTCAGATTCCATAACTGAATATATCTTAAGAGCCCTCAGCTGAATTTCAGCTGGGGGCTCTATTTTTAGGCACTGATTACGAGGTTCTTTTGGGATTGGTGAAGAGTTTCGCAGTGTCATGTAATCCCCCTGCTGTCTTTCGGAAAAATCGGACAACTTTCTCTGGTGTAACACGAACTTTTCCTCATGTAGCATTTTCGTATATTTCCCTCTTTATGTAACATTAGCGAAAGTTATTGTTATATTATAGAAATATAAATCATCGGAAAAGTTGTAATTTTGCATCGCATTTTCAGAGTAAATCTGGAATTAAAACAACGCTAAAATTATAAAATCTTAAGTACCATTGTCCCCCGCGAATATAAAATCATCACATTTGGGAACATATACGTTTAATCATTTTGGAATCACCATTGTTTGTATTGATGTTTCTTTGTAAAAATTTATGTTATGAAAAAATTATGTTTAATTTTAACTGTATTGTATGCTATTTGGGCTAATTGTAGCGCTCAATCACTTAACATCGCTAGAAATCTGCTGGAAGGTAATAGTTCGACGTTTGATTCTGGTTGGGGCAGCTGGGAAGAACAGGGAAACTGTTGCGGTAGATCCTTAAAGCCAATCGGCGGTCCTGATGGCTCGCAGTGTGCTCGTCTTACTCCTAAACAGGCTTCAAATGACTGGGATGCACAGTTGAAATACAATTTTGCTGCTACACAAGGAACAACTTACGTTTTTCGCTTAAAAGCAAAAAAAGTCAGTGGAGACGGCAAAATCAAGGCGATTATGCAGCACAATACCGGATCTTACGAACAGATAGCATTTTTTGAAAAAAATGTAACAGGTAGTTGGGCTACTTATGAAGGTGAGGTAACTGCCGACCGTACAGACTATAACGTCATCGTGATTAACTATGGTAAGTGTGGCGAGGTGCTGATTGATGATATTGAGTTTGGTGTAAAGACCGATAACGTAGCACGCACTATAAATGTCGATGGCAAAACCCGTGAATACTGGCTCTATGTACCTGCTTCTGTGAAAGGACAAGAGAATGTGCCAGTGGTATTCTCTCTCCACGGACGTGGTGGTACAGATGATCCGAAGGATCCTGGAAAGCCCTTATTCACCTCACTCGCCGAGGAGAAAAAATTCATTGTGGTCTATCCTCAAGGACGAGATGCTGAAAAGGATAAAGCAGACTATCCCGGTGACGACTGGAAGGCCGGTTTTGGTGGCACTACCGGTTGGGAAGCCACTGGAAAAGAGAATGCAGATACTAAGTTTATCAAGGCACTTGTGGATAAGATACAGGCTGACTACAAGACAAAGAACGCTTCCAACAGCTATATCTCCGTCGATCCGACGAAGTTCTACCTCTGTGGATTCTCCATGGGCGGCATGATGACATACGCTTGTGCGAAAGTGCTCAATGGCACATTTGCGGCATACGGTTCATGCAGTGGCTACCCTCTCAATGAGTTTCACATGAACCTCGCTACGGAAAACCCTATTCCGTTTATCCATCTGCATGGCAATAGTGATCAAATACTTGGCATCAAGCATCTCAACACCATCATAGAAAACCTTCTGTTCCGCAATGGATGCGGCCTCTCAAATCAGGTTAGTAATAAGGACTGGGCTACGACCAGAGAGAATGGTGAAGAGCATAAATTCAAGAGATATGATTTCACAGGTGTGAATGGAGTGCCTGTCACCACTGTCACATTTGATGGACTTTGGCATAATGTGGAAGCGAGCGCACCTGCTTATCTTTGGAATTTCTTCAAAGACAAGACCACAGATATGTATAAGTCTGACATAGAGTGGAAATGGGATATGCCAGCGATAAACAAGAATATTACCAACAGCTCAAGCCCCTCTTACTACGGTTGGAAGCATGAGGTAAATGACAATAACTGGTCGCTGACTTACGGTGGAGGAGGCTATACTAAGTGTTCAATCCATAATTGTACCAGTGCTGATCCAAATTGTAACGGCAATCATAATGTCTATAATTCCATCCAGCTCACTCCAGGAAAGCACACCCTTTATGCTCAGATGGCGAGCACGAAAGGAGTATCATCAGTGACATTGCGAAATATCCTCACAGGTGCAGAGACCGTTGCACGAAAGGTAGATGACAATAGTGGCACCACGGAAACTCGAACTTACAATGTGCTGTATGAGTTTGAAGTAGGAGAGGGCGCGGAGTTTTCTCTTGAGCTCAAGTTTTCAGATCCCAACAGTGCCTGCACCCTGCTTGAAATCCATAAAGGATCCTACAGACCAGATGGCGTAAAGGATGAGAGCCAGGATAATGCCTCCATCAACCTCGATGACGGTAAATTGGCTGAGTTGACATTCGAAAAGGATGAAAATGATGGTGTCGATATATATCCTACAACAGAAAAATATATACAAGACGGTAAAGAAAAATACAATGTCGCAAACGAATCAGATAATAAAAATATGAAACACTATCTGATCAGCCGACTTGGCATCCAAGATGGCAAGATTGTCAATAAGGATAAGTATATCGTGAAGGATGCTGTTTTCGGACATTATTTCCAGAATATCCCTGATGCAGATATCTATGACAGATATGGCGCGTCAGACTATATGCGTGTAGTATTGGGTGAGAAGAATTCCCTTTCTGGCCATGACGGTATACCTGGAATACAAACCACAGGAAAGGTGACAATAGGATTCTGGGTAAATGGAGATTTAGCAGTCAATCGCGGACTGGCTTATGACGAGCCGTCAATGTTCTATATTGCAGGAGATACGTATAATGGACCGAATCCAGATCAAAATAACGGAATATATAATCCTCATATGTTTAATATCACCTGCAGTGGTGGACTTACCGGCTATATGAGAGTGAATGATACTACATTCGATTATAATAGCGGTACAAGCAGTTTTGGCGAGTTGTGTGACACAAAGTCCAACACGGATTTCTACAACAAGAATTTCTATAAGGACTGCAACTGGCATTACATCACTTACCAGAAGTATGACAACCTGTCACGATTTAATATGTATGTAGATGGAGAACCGACATGTTTGGGTGGCTATGCCACGCATAATGCCAGCTCGCTGGAAGGGTGTATCAAAGGACTGAAAAGCATAGTGCTCGGTGGCGCCAATGCCAACAATGTGGAATTCGGCTATGACGTGGCGTTTGCCTATGACGACATCGTAATCTATAATCGTGTGCTGTCAAAGCGTGAGATCAATGAGATTATCAAGAAGAAGAACTATTCACCGTCAGTTTGGCATTTCGATCGAAATCTGGAAAACAACATTTTCTTCAATCCTGATTTGCTGAACAAGAACATGTGGGCTTCATCCAATGGCGTTTATACGCTCAATACCAATTTCTCCTCAGCAGCAGCATTGACCTATGATGGAATCACTGAGATACCTGCTTTCAAGGGCTTGCGGTTTGTCACTAATGGTAAAAAGATACAGATAGATGCAAAGAACGGTGCTCTCCATCTTTCACAGGGCGTCAAGGTGGTGTTCTCCAATCTGGTAGAGGGTACGTATGTGAGGATGGAATACAAGAACAAGAAAGATGATAATGTGAATTGGAATAATGCTGAGTTAAAGAATGTAACTATTCCTTCGCCAAGTCAGGATTGTGATAGAATATTGTTCAAGGTTGGTGGTACAACATCTGGAGAAAACAGCATTACTATGCCATCTGACATAGACATAATCCGAATGGAAGCCACTAACAAGAATTTCGCACAGATAAAGTTTGTGGATAATTCGAATAATAATAATGTGGTTAGTGTGGTGAAGAATCCTACTAAAGAGTCACTTCCATGTAAGGCCCTGTATGTCAATGGAGTACACACTGATGATACGAGTTATAAATTCAAGTATACGAGTTCTTCTCCTCATGTGGCTTCCATTGACGCTACAGGAAACGTCACTTTGCATGGCATAGCCGGCAGCACTGTGATAACGGCAGAGCTCATCAATGACGAGAATAAGTATGATTGTGACATCTATGACCAGTATGCCTTTGAGCCATCAAATCGTATCTTCTCATCCTATGAGATTGTAGTGGAGCCAAAGGAAGGTACATTCTGCAAGGTGGCTGATGATCAGGGTTACACGGTCGGTCAGACATTGTATAATGATGACAAGACAGTCGGAGTGACACTCGGAGGATGGACTTATAATAATGGTACTTATTATGGTAATACAGACTCATATTCGAAAAAAGAATTATGGAAAGGACATAAATTCGAGAAGAATGCTGACCGAAATGGTTACCTTACTAATAGCCGTCAGACGGAAGAAGATGTATTCCATGAATTCTTCAATGATGCCAAAGCGACGTTCTCCACAAATGGCAGTTATGCGGCGAAGAGCGAGCAACTGAAGGGGGATGACAATACAACAGGCAACTATTCTGCCCCGACAAACAACAACTCTGTTGCCAACGAGACACCTTGGCTCTTGCCTTGCCGTGGTTCGCACATCAAGATAGAGCCTACAGATGCAGGATTGATCTCTGTCTATGTGATGCAGGAGGGCTGTGTCAGTCACGATAACGAAGATGAGCCTATCGACGTTACAGTCAAGAAGGTATATGTGGCTGATGAGAAAGGCGAGATAGTCAAAGAAGTGGTGGCGGACACCAAGAGTAAGGTGGCAGCGCAGATGTGGAAAGATGATGGACGCGCCAGAGCCGAGTATCGCTGGGGCGATCCAAAGTTCGCTTATAATACAGCAACAATGAACTCCTTCACTAACAACATCAAAGAATTTGATGACAAATGGTCATTCCTCGACAACTGGCCTAATCCGGGTATGCAGCAGCACGTCTTCAAACTTGGCAAAGATGAAGATGGACATGTGCTGATCACTAAGGGCATTGTCAGATATACATTCAATGTGCTTCCTGGCAAGACCTATTACATCTTCTCAAATACGGCAAAGCTCGGACTGGCAGGCTTTACATTCGAGAAAGGCATACATGCTAAATATCATAAGGTGAAACCAGACGCTAAGCATGATGAATGGAGGGCAACAGGTGAAATTGTTGACGCTTCAAAAGTCAAAGATGTCGTGCTTGAGGATGGAAAAGACTATTCTGCGCCTACTGATGCAAAGAATGCGAATGTCAAACTTAATCGCACGTTCTACAAGAACTATTGGAATGCCATCTGTCTGCCTTATTCCATCAATAGGAGACAGATAGAGGAGGTCTTCGGCGACGGAACCATGGTGGTGCTGATGAAAAACATCGACACTTCCAACAAGAAAGTGATGTTTATCGAGCATGCCAATCAGGACATCATCGCCGGTTATCCTTATCTTATTTTCCCTACCAATAAGGCAGATAATGATAAGACAGACCATTCAGTCATCAATAGCATAACAACCCGCGCCACATTCGGTGAGGCTGACAGTCCGCTTTTTAGTGTAGGAACTGATGGAAATACATATCCTGTTGCAAAGTCAATGCAGAGCGATGCACTCGTCTTTAAGGGTACATTCACTAATACTACGCTTAATGAAGGATCTTACGTAGTGACGAATAAGGGTGTTCTCTCACGTATTCCTAAAGATGGAATGAAGATAAAACCTTACCGATCTTACATCTATTTTAATAGGGAAACTGCTGGCGCAAAGGCGATTTCGCTACAAAATATGAATGTAAACGGTTTTGAGAATGATGAAGACAATACTACAGGCATTGAAAATCTGCTCTTTGAGAGTGGTATCCTTACTCATTCTGCTGATGTCTATTCCATAGATGGACAGTTGGTTCGTAGTAAAGCTCTTAATTTTAACGGACTGCCTAAAGGCGTTTATATAGTTAATGGTAAGAAATATGTAAAGAAATAATTGTTACAAAGATGAAAAAAGATTATATTATTCCGACAATCTTCTTTATAAAATATGAAGAAGAGTCAAAACTACTCTCTAACAGTCTCCAAGGTGATGCTAACAGCACGTTTGCAGCTCCTGATGCTCCGCACAATTCGATGGATGGTAGTACAGATTTAAGTACTGATAACACAGGAAGCGTATCAGAGGGTGATTATGCCAAAAAGACTGATTGGTTCTTTGATGACAATGCTTTCTCTGACTTCTGATAGGATTCAGACTTGAATGAAAACAGAAAACCTGTCTTGCATCTCAGCACATTCGTAGCGCGAAAGAGCCACGCCGCGAATGTTCTGAGTAGCAAGACAGTTTTTTTTGCAAAAGATATAGATATGTAGATTCTAACTTAAAAGTGTACCACCCAACTATAGGGAGAAAAGTATGTAATGGAGTATCTATCCGCCAAGTCTGGTGGTGAACACCGACGAGTTGCAAGAGGACTTCATACGCCAGAGTTACCCTTCTGCAACGATGCCAT
This is a stretch of genomic DNA from Segatella hominis. It encodes these proteins:
- a CDS encoding glutamine synthetase III, with product MANLRFEVVAEAFKKRPVEVEAPKVRPSEYFAKYVFNRQKMYKYLPSDVYEKLIDVIDNGNRLDRSIADAVAAGMKLWAEENGVTHYTHWFQPLTEGTAEKHDAFVEHDGKGGMIEEFSGKLLVQQEPDASSFPNGGIRNTFEARGYSAWDPTSPVFIIDDTLCIPTIFISYTGEALDYKAPLLRSLHTLSEAATEVCHYFYPQVKKVQTNLGWEQEYFLVDESLYSARPDLMLTGRTLMGHDSAKNQQMDDHYFGTIPERVQAFMKDLEIQALELGIPCKTRHNEVAPNQFELAPIYEECNLAVDHNMLLMSLMKRVAHKHSFRVLLHEKPFAGVNGSGKHNNWSLCTDTGVLLHAAGKTPEDNLRFVVFIVETLMGVYKHNGLLKASIMSATNAHRLGANEAPPAIISSFLGKQLTDLLDHIEKADKEELFALAGKKGMELDIPEIPELMIDNTDRNRTSPFAFTGNRFEFRAVGSEANCASSLIVLNAAVAEALEEFKTRVDALIAKGEDQTSAIIDIVREDIKTCKPIRFDGNGYSDEWKEEAQKRGLDCEASCPVVFDRYLDKESIEMFAKTNVMSESELKARNEVKWETYTKKIQIEARVMGDLSMNHIIPVATHYQSRLAKNVEGMIHIFGGEEGKKLTARNVKIIREIAERTEAIERGVEALVDARKVANKIESEREKAVAYHDTVAPKMEEIRYQIDKLELLVADELWTLPKYRELLFIR
- a CDS encoding helix-turn-helix domain-containing protein, producing the protein MMNNRLTSYQLQDFAEEDGNSVFSDPDYVVASPLLLFPDEEESIKVNFLMMLFCLDGNLCLNFDDRKIELFAGDLLLVPPNVIVHSIRKSERCLITMVGYSLSAVRRLLTSNRDAWIMFNALNQKPLISYNQKIIHNFISTFVNILRFRSNRHDHYCNELKESLMASIFFYVINDIHVPAYDNVITTQHRHSADRIFLEFSNALAVDNGCHRTVAYYADKQCVSPKYLSKIVKQYTGKPAIGIILEHAVDKIRAELKYTDIPIKEVAERFGFDDYASFCKFVKTHIGCSPQNCRNS
- the nagB gene encoding glucosamine-6-phosphate deaminase — protein: MRVIIEKNYDELSRWAANHVVETINKFAPTAERPFVLGLPTGSSPMGMYAALVEAVKEGKVSFKHVITFNMDEYVGLPESHPESYHSFMAKNLFDHIDCPKENINILNGNAEDLEAECERYEQKIKAAGGIDLFIGGIGPDGHIAFNEPYSSLTSRTRVKTLTTDTRIANSRFFGNDPEAVPALALTVGVGTVMDAREVMILCNGHNKAQALHAAIEGPVTQAWTISALQLHKHGIIICDEMATDELKVGTYRYFKDIEKNNI
- a CDS encoding glucosamine-6-phosphate deaminase produces the protein MRLNLSSQIVLNKVPVEFYKPKTTVEYSEISRMEKIHTDIFASVSEGCSHIADCIEKGIKAAQHEGKYYVMALGTGLSINPVYDELVSRYEKKKLSFRNVVVFNAYEYYPLRKDSSIRSINQLKEHFLDHVDIAEQNIFTLDGSIAQEAVQDTCRLYEQRIKTFGGLDVAILGIGRMGNIAANEPGSSIQSLTRIILIGNMSREEMENSFKTKEQVPPCSLTMGVGTLLTAKTVFLTAWGDEKSEIMQKVIEGNITDTLPATFLQTHPDAQVVLDLSAAAHLTRIEHPWLVSSCEWTDKLVRSALVWLCQKIDKPILKLTNKDYNENGLSELLALYGSAYNANIKIFNDLQHTITGWPGGKPDADDTYRPERAKPYPKRVVVFSPHPDDDVISMGGTIRRLVQQHHDVHLAYETSGNIAVGDEEVTRFMHFINGFNQLFAESKDSIIANKYKEIKTFFANKKEGDFDTRDILTIKGLIRRGEARIACTYNEIPLDHVHFLDLPFYESGKIEKLPMTEKDVAVVRQLLQEVKPHQIYVAGDLADPHGTHRKCTDAVLAAIDLEKEAGAEWLKDCRIWMYRGAWAEWEIENIEMCVPLSPEELRAKRNSILKHQSQMESAPFLGNDDRLFWQRAEDRNRATAQLYDNLGLACYEAMEAFVEYKPL